A region of Plectropomus leopardus isolate mb chromosome 16, YSFRI_Pleo_2.0, whole genome shotgun sequence DNA encodes the following proteins:
- the taf1b gene encoding LOW QUALITY PROTEIN: TATA box-binding protein-associated factor RNA polymerase I subunit B (The sequence of the model RefSeq protein was modified relative to this genomic sequence to represent the inferred CDS: inserted 1 base in 1 codon; deleted 1 base in 1 codon), with protein MDEEHTAGYRQPCAVCSAVDWGVSDEGRFYCRSCHNVIERTREVVDPNITPGHSRVSTMGRGPRTKRAERGRQWVICEGFQFILKQQADALLRLGVNPSFKDDVLCQLWRIYLQKSRQXFTHNPVRASVFRVRGPDSESDSAAETSVMSASETDGDTNLSTAGSNAGGSSDWSQCSGSLDTTAYLSSQMRNSHCLMTMRKTLALIHLALVWIHEPLTLSDLLRLVNEGHVPYLNAHEELPDEMKLEGKDALVFRVKRIPSHQALHQEAQTLILFLQLPAFPPISRQSLLHPALLSVRYLTDANLPDELHPWVCLLMERANMADQTLHTFDRLSRPVLPQYDVQTAALIIVTMKLVFGLDDYTEWELSNEAADQDDTGNMFNVRRWFRQTQAALIRAQRRRERHVARKQWTAKKPLYTNNTNKYGNIKRRRIAEQVQICFERLSSRPAGVERVQPSSFRFCWGDEDGADGPSLHQKKLDGVLTLKNNIWTPVNSTYWHPGLQTCNPRSCISHYSEAALPRTFVWLLQLFCFMLDVKPACLYEDVLRVERRVLSGTGQKRTTGTESGKRTESGTGTESETGTESGKRTESGTGTESGTGTETPEDTRAGQGQRVGRGKRAGQGQRAGRGQRAGRGQRVGRGKRAGQGQRAGQGQRAGRGQGAGRRQRAGRHRGDGKQD; from the exons ATGGACGAAGAACATACG gccGGGTACAGGCAG CCCTGTGCTGTGTGTTCAGCGGTGGATTGGGGAGTTTCAGACGAGGGTCGTTTCTACTGCAGATCCTGTCACAACGTCATCgag AGAACCAGAGAGGTGGTGGATCCCAACATCACTCCGGGACACAGCAGGGTCTCCACCATGGGCCGAGGACCCCGAACCAAGAGAGCCG AGCGCGGCCGTCAGTGGGTGATCTGCGAGGGTTTCCAGTTCATCCTGAAGCAGCAGGCCGACGCTCTGCTCAGACTGGGAGTCAATCCGAGTTTTAAG GATGATGTTTTGTGTCAGCTGTGGAGGATCTACCTGCAGAAGAGTCGAC CGTTCACACACAACCCAGTGAGGGCGTCCGTCTTCAGAGTG agAGGTCCGGACTCGGAGTCGGACAGTGCAGCCGAGACGTCCGTCATGTCGGCCAGTGAGACGGACGGAGACACGAACCTGTCCACCGCCGGCTCCAACGCAG GAGGCTCCAGTGATTGGTCGCAGTGTTCGGGCTCGTTGGACACCACTGCGTACCTGTCGTCTCAGATGAGGAATTCCCACTGTCTGATGACCATGAGGAAGACTCTGGCTCTGATCCACCTCGCTCTAGTCTGGATCCACGAGCCGCTGACGCTCAGTGACCTGCTCAG gttGGTGAATGAAGGTCACGTCCCGTACTTGAACGCTCACGAAGAACTCCCCGACGAGATGAAGCTCGAAGGCAAAGACGCTCTCGTCTTCAGAGTTAAG AGAATCCCGTCACACCAGGCGCTGCATCAGGAGGCCCAGACTCTGATCCTGTTCCTGCAGCTTCCTGCTTTTCCTCCAATCAGCCGACAGAGTCTGCTGCACCCGGCTCTGCTCAGCGTGCGCTACCTGACGGACGCTAATCTGCCCG aCGAGCTCCACCCGTGGGTCTGCCTGCTGATGGAGCGCGCCAACATGGCGGATCAGACGTTGCACACTTTCGACCGCTTGTCTCGTCCCGTCCTGCCGCAGTACGACGTCCAGACCGCCGCCCTCATCATCGTCACCATGAAGCTGGTCTTTGGCCTGGATGACTACACCGAGTG ggAATTATCCAACGAAGCAGCCGATCAGGACGACACAG GAAACATGTTTAATGTGAGGCGGTGGTTCAGACAGACGCAGGCCGCTCTGATCCGAGCTCAGCGGAGGAGAGAGCGCCACGTCGCCAG GAAACAGTGGACGGCAAAGAAACCTCTGTAcaccaacaacaccaacaaataTGGCAACATCAAGAGGAGAA gaaTCGCGGAGCAGGTGCAGATCTGTTTTGAGAGGCTGTCCTCTCGGCCGGCGGGCGTCGAGCGCGTCCAACCGTCCAGCTTCAGGTTCTGCTGGGGGGACGAGGACGGAGCGGACGGTCCCAGTCTGCACCAGAAGAAGCTGGACGGAGTCCTGACCCTCAAAAACAACATCTGGACCCCCGTGAACTCGACGTACTGGCACCCTGGGCTCCAAACCTGCAACCCCCG gAGCTGCATCAGTCATTACTCGGAGGCGGCGCTGCCTCGGACCTTCGTCTGGCTGCTGCAGCTCTTCTGCTTCATGCTGGACGTGAAGCCGGCGTGCCTGTACGAGGACGTGCTGAGGGTGGAGAGACGCGTCCTCAGCGGCACAGGACAAAAGAGGACGACGGGGACAGAGAGCGGGAAGAGGACAGAGAGCGGGACGGGGACAGAGAGCGAGACGGGGACAGAGAGCGGGAAGAGGACAGAGAGCGGGACGGGGACAGAGAGCGGGACGGGGACAGAGA CACCAGAGGACACAAGAGCAGGACAAGGACAGAGAGTGGGACGGGGGAAGAGAgcgggacagggacagagagcgGGACGGGGACAGAGAGCAGGACGAGGACAGAGAGTGGGACGGGGGAAGAGAgcgggacagggacagagagcgggacagggacagagagcaGGACGAGGACAGGGAGCAGGAAGAAGACAGAGAGCAGGACGCCACAGAGGGGACGGGAAACAAGATTGA
- the LOC121955798 gene encoding keratin-associated protein 10-10-like has translation CGRSREGFRVNPSISLVPSILFPVPSVASRSLSSSCSLSLPSSLSPSRSLSPSRSLSSSRSLSSSCSLSPSCSLSSSCSLSLSSYLSSSCSLSPSRSLSSSSSLSPFCSLSPSPSLSSSCSLSSSCSLSLSSYLSSSCSLSPSCSLSSSCSLSSSCSLSPSSSLSSSCSLSPSRSLSLSCSCVLCC, from the coding sequence TGTGGACGCTCACGCGAAGGTTTTAGGGTCAATCCATCAATCAGTCTTGTTCCATCAATCTTGTTTCCCGTCCCCTCTGTGGCGTCCCGCTCTCTGTCCTCTTCCTGCTCCCTGTCCCTGCCTTCCTCTCTGTCCCCGTCGCGCTCTCTGTCCCCGTCTCGCTCTCTGTCCTCGTCCCGCTCCTTGTCCTCGTCCTGCTCTCTGTCCCCGTCCTGCTCCTTGTCCTCATCCtgctctctgtccctgtcttcCTATCTGTCCTCATCCTGCTCTCTGTCCCCGTCCCGCTCTCTGTCAtcatcttcctctctgtccccGTTCTGCTCTCTGTCCCCatccccctctctgtcctcgTCCTGCTCCTTGTCCTCATCCtgctctctgtccctgtcttcCTATCTGTCCTCATCCTGCTCTCTGTCCCCGTCCTGCTCTCTGTCCTCTTCCTGCTCCCTGTCCTCGTCTTGCTCTCTGTCCCcgtcttcctctctgtcctcttcctgctctctgtCCCCGTCCCGCTCTCTGTCCTTGTCCTGCTCTTGTGTCCTCTGCTGCTGA